The stretch of DNA AATGGGTCCACATGGAAGCCAAAGAGGCGGATGGAGGCAACAGTGGACAGCACAATGGACAAGGAGGTGGCAAAGCCCTTGAGGATATTGTCAGCATACTTGACGACAACAGCCACCAGGAGCCCACCAAAGGCCTGGTTGAGCACCACACCCCAGACGGCAGGTGTATACCCAAAAAAGAATCCGCGGTGGGCTACGGCTGTGCCCTCAGCCCACCAGAGCCCCACCAGGCCAAGGGCTGTGCCAAAGAGGCCCAGCTGCAGATTGCGCAGCCACACGGAGCCTGAGCTGCCTTTGAGGATCTTCTCAAAGTAGACACCGGCAAAGCCTGAGGAGAGACAGGAAGCCACCACAGCCGCTAGGCCCACCCCAGGGTTCTGATCCAGTGGCCGTGGACCCCCGCCACCAGCTTGCTGTGCCTGGACAATGGCGACGCCAGTGAAGAGGAGCAGCAGGGAGGCCCACTGCAGCCGGGAGAGGCTGCGGTTCAGCATGAGCACGGAGAACAGTGCTGTGGTCAGGATCTTCAGCTGGTACGTCACCTGTGAGCGGCATGCAGAAGGCACTGAGGGCTGATCCCGACCCCAACATGTGCACATGGGGGATGGCGCCCACTGTGGGCCCCCAGGCACAGTGGAGGCACAGGGCAGAGTAGATGGCCGTAAAAACAGCAAAGATATCCAGCTGCTGGCCACTGACTGGGATGCAACTACACAGCTCTGAGGTGCCTCCCAGAAAGTACACAGGAGGATGGCTGTGCAAGGATGCCCCGGACCACAGCCAAGTCCACATCCCAACCCCGTGTCCCAGCTATGTGAAAAGGGATGAAGCACTTACCCTGAGCCCTGACATAATCATCTGTAAATATGACTGACTTATTTGAAGTACCTCACACAACAGGTAATGAATTGTAAACGTCCTGATGAGGGAGGTcttgataaatatatattgatacaAATGAATCTGTACATATTGATACAAATGAATCCGTTATGAAATAACATCAGTAAACATTTACATAGAGCTTACTGTGTGTGCCAGGTGTGGGTCTAAGCACTTCACatgaattcatttaatcctcacaaaagaAGTGTACTATTGCAATGTCCAAtttaaagagagacagaaaggttaagtgacttgcccaatatcacacagctggaaagcagcagagctgggatttgaacccaggcagcctggcgcCAGAATCCAGGCTCTTTAACCAATTAAAGAAGCCACCTGTAAATAGCCTAAagcttatccatcaccaaccaaGGGCTCTTCAcagatattatttcttttaatcattCCAGCATCCCAGTGAGTAGCTACTACTACCATTTCCCTTCCCAGttctcacagatgaggaaactgaggttgagGAAGAGCCAAGGGCATTCCATTCCACAGGAGACACAGCCCCTGCACTTTGCAGTATTTCCTCCCCAAACATCCTatatcccccaccccagccagttCCTCTGGGGCCATGCTGGGCTTTGGGCTCACCTGGAAAGTGGCAGCTGGCAGGTTGGAGATGGCAACATACTGGAGATTATTCTGCAAGGTATAGATGAGAGAGGGCACTGCAAGCTTGAGTGTGTCCATGTACTGCACCAGGACAGCCTCATGGAGGAAAAGAACCAGGTGTTTCACGTTACCTAGGTGGAGGGAAGAGAGCCCGTTTTAGCACTGACTACCAAAAGATGGGGATCCTCTAAAGGACAGGAGTGAGCCTGGTCCTGTGTCTCCCCACCACACTGACTTCCTGAGGGCTAGAATGAGGTCTGTGCTCACAGTTTCTCTACGGTACAATGTCTCCAGCAAGCCTTTTGGATACTCAGTCTGGGGACCACAGACCATATTTCATCACTCATCTTAGAGCCCACCTCCCTGGCACAAAGCCCCAGGGCAAGCCCTCAGTGCAGTGTGTGCAATGAAACTATCAGCACTAACTAGGAGCTTGTGAAGTAGATGCTCTAGGATGGTGAGTGGAAGGCTGTTTACCAAGAGGGATTATTTCAGACTGAGCTTTTAGACTTTTCCTAGATCCTTCCTAGCCTGAGAGCCGCCTGAGAGCAGGGGCGGCTTCTTTCCGTCAGCTTCCCACACACCAAGCATTTGCCCCTGTCAAATGGAAGAATGCAGGCTTGACTATGAAGCAGAAAGTCTGGCTGGGATCTGCTCCAGTCGATTCATGAGAATACTTTCCTATATAATAAGACCTTTACAAATCTCACCCCACTTTTTTGCAGCTCAACTTTTAAGGCTCAGCTGAGTATCCTTTCTCAGGGAAAACCCCACAACCACTGTACCTGGTTATTGCAGGAATTCCTGATGTTCATTCACAAAACCCTGTCCTTGCCCTTCATGGCATTAAGTCCCAGGAGTAATTATTGATCTCTAACCCCTTACCCAAATCCCCTGCACCCAGGGGTTTGGGTGTTCAAAAATGTCCAAGTATTAGGAAGGTAACATGGTACACATGCTATATATTTCACagaacacacaccacacatgtgGGGCTACACACCATAATCAAGCACATTCATATTTCTGCAGTGACTCATGGACACGTTCAtgccagatgagaaaactaaaaaaaaaaaaaaatcgggtGGGGGGCAGGCTGAAATCATAGATAAGAGATGAAAGCCTGTGATTAACCTGTAGCTGTTTCTCCCTGTCTAAAATATGAGCCCCCTGAGGGCAAGATGTATGTCTCCATCGCTAACACGTTCACCTCCACAAGCCAGAACAGAGCCTGCCACACAGTGTTCACTCAAACCTTCTCAGAATCAATCAAGAACACAGGAGGTTAGTACCTAAACTGTTGCCTCCCAGTGTCCTGGAGCTAACGAATGGGTGAGAATATTTTCTTCAGTGTAAATACCTAAGGGAGAACCACATTTATAGAGAAATGATTGGGCAACATTTTAAAGAAGAAGGCCTTTAGGGAGGTGTTTACATTAGTAAATAAATCCAACAACTTATAGGAAATACACAGGACAgaaaaacatgtgaaatgagACCACTGGGAGGCACTCAGCAAAATTCAGGCTACCCAAAGTCTATaagacaaatgacccagtttctttaacaaattaactgcagagagggaaaaaaagagttgaGAGGGAACCCAGAAATAGCAGACCCAGAAGACACCAACCAATTACAAAGCACTGACTTTATATAAATCTGATTcaaacaaagtttttaaaacttttatgatATTTGAGAAATCATTACAAATTTGAACACCGACTGAGTGTATGATTATTtgttaactttaaaaagtattaattttttgATGTATGACTTCTAGATATtgcagttactttttaaaatgtaacaaaatatttaCTCAAGATAGTAACAgggaatttatttcaaaataattcttcATGTGGAACATATTTCAATATAACATGGTGGGGGTTAGGTAAACAGACACATAGACTGGTAGTGAGTGGATAATCACTGATGATTATCTACTTAATTGCAGAGTGGCCATGAGATGATAATTGTTGAATCTGTGTGATAGGACATAgttattttattactttctctGATTTTGTATTTGAAATTCTCCACAAAGAAAAGTTTAAGAGAAATCAATAAACCATTATGTAAGGGTCACCTGCTACCTTATAGGGACAGACCATCTCCCTCCTTCAGTGTTTATGGGCCAGTTCCTGGGGAGTTAGGGGTATAAAAATGTGGATGCAGCTATTCATAGACGGAGTTACAAGGCAGCCAAGCTGCACTTCCACAGTTGCCAGGAATTTTCATAGACACAGAAATACTCCCCCAACAAACCCTCCATGTGGgttcaggcacacacacaaacacacagagtaCCCTCCACAGACTCCAATGCAGCCCCTCTCCCTGGCTCATACCCCTCTTCTGTGCGaagagcagcagcaggcaggtgagACCTTTGAGCACTTCAGCCATGACCACAGCAGTGGTGGCAAAGAAGCGGTCCCCAGGCAGTGTGCGGGCGTAGCGGATGCTGAGGATGAGGGAAGCATTCTGGACCACCAGCACGGCTAGGGATATGTATTTGAGGCGCCGGTGAGCTGTGGGGAATGGAAGGAGCAAGGAAGGGGTCATAAGCTGTTGTGGCATAACCACACCATCACTCTCCCCTCTCCTTTATCAACCAGGATCCTCCTAACCACCAGTACTTCCTCCTTCTGCCTGCCTATCCTGACCCATGTGGGTCCGATCCCTACGTCAGCTTCCATTGCTTCAGCCACAGGCAGGAAGAGCCAAAATGGGAGAAGTGGGCCTCACCCTGTCCAGCCTATACCTGGAATCCTTGCTGAGGTGTCAGGAAATAGGTGGGGCAGGTCCTAGACACCCACCTcagccctctctcttcctctcctgggTGAGAAGCAACCCTGCCCTGGGCAGAATACCAACTGCTTCCTcgacatttattgagtgcttaccgGGAGCCTATCACTGGGATAAGGGATTTATATGGATCACCTCAACAGACCCCTACACAGCTCTGATCTCCAAAGGAACTATCAGTattctcattttatggatgaacaaGCCAAAGATTTAGGAACTGTCTTTCTTTTATCTAAATTATTCTATTCCCTCACATTCAGAATGGTCTCTCCAACCCCTCCCTCCTATGATGACTGATTCCTCCCTGACCCAGAATGGTCTaacaaatataagaaattattCTTCCACTGTCCAAAGGATTGAACACCATAGAGTAAATGGTTTCTCCACTAACAATGGTCTGGGTCCTTTAACAATATAAGGAAGTATGTCCCTATACACCAATCATCCTTCCACCACCGCATACCCCTACCTCCAGCCAAGGAATTAGCGCTTGTCCTACTCACAATCAATTCTCCTCGCTATAAGGAAGGGCCTGGCACCCTCGGAATGTCCTTTCTCCGCCATAGAAGGAAAACTGTATGTTCACTGCAATATACAATGAACTACCTCCATTAGGAAGGGACCCCCAGAACGTTCTTCTCCCCATATAATGGACATCCCTATCTTCAAAATGTACTAAGTCCTATAAGGGAGAAGCCGCCCCACCCTAACTCACAATAGCCCCTGTCCCTTTACAAGGAAGAAATCACTACCCTCTCTTCTGTAAGGAAAAACTCTCCCGCTCTCAGAAAAGTGTCTTCCATGTATAAGGACGGACCCCCCCACAAACACACCCTGAGAATGGTCTCAGTGGTCTTAGCCTCTTTAAAGTGAAATACCCCTCTCCAACTCAGAATGGTCTCTACACTCCATTTGCAGAAAGGACCTCCACACCTTCCCCGGAATGGTCTCTGCCCCGCCTCCAAAACACACTTCCTCCCCTCTACCCCCAACACACATAGGTCGGTCCATACGGGATGCTCCTCTCGCCTTAGTGAAGGATCTTCCTAATCCCCCAGAGATCCCGACCTCCGGCGCGCCGCTGACGGCTCAGCCACAACCTGTCTCACCCGCACTCGAGGTCCCAGGCTCCAACGCCCCTGCGGAGACAGCCCCTGGCCCGGCCGTAGCGGTGGAACCACCAGACCCAACAGCTGCCATGTTGGCATCTGCCTGGCCCGTCCCCTCGGCAACAGCCGGTCACTTCCGCATTCGTCATTTCCGCTTCCGGGCCTCCTAAATTGGGGTGGGACAAGCGAGAGGCTGATCGCGTTGTTGGTTCTCCTCGTCCGTCCTGACCGCTAGTTTTAAAAGCGGCCTCAGAATTTCCAAATTCCACCCGGATCCGGAGACTGGGCACGTAGCCGGCTCAGTTTCCCGCCGTCTTTACAGAACCTTTGGCCCATTCCCGTTACTAAACTCGCCCTCGTCTTCCCATATCACCAGCTCATTCTGTGTCCTCGTCTCATTGATTCCGCTATCCGTCTCCTATCTCGGCTCTTTATTGCCACCTTCTCATGGCACCGCCCTTTCTGCATCAAAACTCCTGGGTCTTTCCCGGTTGGCCTGAagttcttttcccttcttctggcgagctccccaccccccaccgcacCCCGCGCCCTCTGGAGAGACCACAGGCCTCTGGAAGGGAAGTGAGAGGGGTCAGGGGCAGGTGAGGGTCTGGCAGATAAGCGAGCAGGGCAGTTGAGGATATACTAGTGAAAAGGCACAGGAGAGTTGAGACTGAGAAGGGAAGACAATTGAGTCACCATTTAGAATGGAAAAGTGAGAAGAGGATAGGTAAGCCAGGAGGTGAGGGGCTTACGGGTTAGCTTTATTTTTGGCCGCGCCTTtccgggatcttagctccctgaccagaggcTGAACCTTGGccaaggcagtgaaagcaccaagccctaaccactggacgccAGGGAATTctaggtgcttcccaggtggcacatggtcaacaatctgcctgccaatgcaagaagcGTAAGaaacgggttcagtccctgggtcgggaagatcctctggaggagagcatggcaacccactgtagtattcttgcctggagaatcttatggacagaggagccttgcagactatggtccatagggtcgcaaagagtcaagcgACTTAGCCCGCAGCACGCATCTTTTGAAAGCATGGCAAGAGGGTACAGCTGAGGTCAGGACAAGATTAGGGTAGGGCAAGCAAGTCAAGAGTTAAGAATTAGAGGGATGAGCAGGTAAGAAGACAAGGGAGAGGTGAAAAGGTTGGGGCAAAGCAGGTGACTACACCTTGGATGTTATTAGAAAACAAGGGCTAGGAGGATTCCTATCAGCGCTCAACCTCCACCACACCACACCAGTGCCCCAAAAGGGCTTTTCTTCTCCCATGGGGAAGGATTTCCTCCCCTGGGGTTGGGGAAAAGGGTTTTTTTCTGCCTCTGAACTGGCCATCATTGATTTGGGAGTGTGTTCCAGATGTCTTCAATGTCTACATATCTCCAGAGGAGCCCTTCTGCACATATTGGGTGCTACATATGAGTTGAGGGGAAACTCAAGTTTTTCTTTGTGGTTCTCCttgcatg from Bos mutus isolate GX-2022 chromosome X, NWIPB_WYAK_1.1, whole genome shotgun sequence encodes:
- the SLC35A2 gene encoding UDP-galactose translocator isoform X5; the protein is MAAVGSGGSTATAGPGAVSAGALEPGTSSAAHRRLKYISLAVLVVQNASLILSIRYARTLPGDRFFATTAVVMAEVLKGLTCLLLLFAQKRGNVKHLVLFLHEAVLVQYMDTLKLAVPSLIYTLQNNLQYVAISNLPAATFQPAPRCSQSHSFCLCPYLRALHSPAASRAATATTAVFPPWRPQHGALSAKVAHQGEGLLAAGTEDAGLASLSLVALAQPGPNFLISISGGERQTLNPLSPPPPPMQG
- the SLC35A2 gene encoding UDP-galactose translocator isoform X2 — its product is MAEKGHSEGARPFLIARRIDSHRRLKYISLAVLVVQNASLILSIRYARTLPGDRFFATTAVVMAEVLKGLTCLLLLFAQKRGNVKHLVLFLHEAVLVQYMDTLKLAVPSLIYTLQNNLQYVAISNLPAATFQVTYQLKILTTALFSVLMLNRSLSRLQWASLLLLFTGVAIVQAQQAGGGGPRPLDQNPGVGLAAVVASCLSSGFAGVYFEKILKGSSGSVWLRNLQLGLFGTALGLVGLWWAEGTAVAHRGFFFGYTPAVWGVVLNQAFGGLLVAVVVKYADNILKGFATSLSIVLSTVASIRLFGFHVDPLFALGAGLVIGAVYLYSLPRGAAKAIASASAPTSGPCTHQQPPGQPPPPQLSSHHGDLSTEPFLPKLLTKVKGS
- the SLC35A2 gene encoding UDP-galactose translocator isoform X4, with protein sequence MAAVGSGGSTATAGPGAVSAGALEPGTSSAGNVKHLVLFLHEAVLVQYMDTLKLAVPSLIYTLQNNLQYVAISNLPAATFQVTYQLKILTTALFSVLMLNRSLSRLQWASLLLLFTGVAIVQAQQAGGGGPRPLDQNPGVGLAAVVASCLSSGFAGVYFEKILKGSSGSVWLRNLQLGLFGTALGLVGLWWAEGTAVAHRGFFFGYTPAVWGVVLNQAFGGLLVAVVVKYADNILKGFATSLSIVLSTVASIRLFGFHVDPLFALGAGLVIGAVYLYSLPRGAAKAIASASAPTSGPCTHQQPPGQPPPPQLSSHHGDLSTEPFLPKSVLVK
- the SLC35A2 gene encoding UDP-galactose translocator isoform X1, which translates into the protein MAAVGSGGSTATAGPGAVSAGALEPGTSSAAHRRLKYISLAVLVVQNASLILSIRYARTLPGDRFFATTAVVMAEVLKGLTCLLLLFAQKRGNVKHLVLFLHEAVLVQYMDTLKLAVPSLIYTLQNNLQYVAISNLPAATFQVTYQLKILTTALFSVLMLNRSLSRLQWASLLLLFTGVAIVQAQQAGGGGPRPLDQNPGVGLAAVVASCLSSGFAGVYFEKILKGSSGSVWLRNLQLGLFGTALGLVGLWWAEGTAVAHRGFFFGYTPAVWGVVLNQAFGGLLVAVVVKYADNILKGFATSLSIVLSTVASIRLFGFHVDPLFALGAGLVIGAVYLYSLPRGAAKAIASASAPTSGPCTHQQPPGQPPPPQLSSHHGDLSTEPFLPKLLTKVKGS
- the SLC35A2 gene encoding UDP-galactose translocator isoform X3, with protein sequence MAAVGSGGSTATAGPGAVSAGALEPGTSSAGNVKHLVLFLHEAVLVQYMDTLKLAVPSLIYTLQNNLQYVAISNLPAATFQVTYQLKILTTALFSVLMLNRSLSRLQWASLLLLFTGVAIVQAQQAGGGGPRPLDQNPGVGLAAVVASCLSSGFAGVYFEKILKGSSGSVWLRNLQLGLFGTALGLVGLWWAEGTAVAHRGFFFGYTPAVWGVVLNQAFGGLLVAVVVKYADNILKGFATSLSIVLSTVASIRLFGFHVDPLFALGAGLVIGAVYLYSLPRGAAKAIASASAPTSGPCTHQQPPGQPPPPQLSSHHGDLSTEPFLPKLLTKVKGS